In Serratia marcescens subsp. marcescens ATCC 13880, a single genomic region encodes these proteins:
- a CDS encoding GrpB family protein, translating to MTERILAGMLTAIHQQELPAKPAIDILLEVESLAALDGLNDRMHDMRSTPRGENGIAGRRYYIKGNGNHAFTAGSEQVIRHLAFRDYLRKHHDVAQQYAAIKRQAAEDSRQNPAAYGRLKNEFVQRHEQLALRWPGWPQEKPQVIRPGRQNPHITT from the coding sequence ATGACAGAGCGCATACTGGCCGGCATGTTAACGGCAATTCATCAGCAGGAGCTGCCGGCCAAACCAGCGATTGATATCTTGCTAGAAGTTGAAAGCCTGGCGGCGTTGGATGGTTTGAATGACAGGATGCATGATATGAGATCTACGCCGCGCGGCGAGAACGGCATAGCCGGCAGGCGTTACTACATCAAGGGAAACGGCAATCATGCATTTACTGCAGGAAGTGAACAGGTGATCAGACATTTGGCGTTCAGAGATTATCTGCGCAAGCATCATGATGTTGCTCAGCAATATGCGGCAATCAAACGTCAGGCAGCAGAAGACAGCCGGCAAAACCCGGCGGCTTATGGCCGGTTGAAAAACGAATTTGTTCAGCGGCATGAGCAGTTGGCGCTGCGCTGGCCTGGTTGGCCGCAGGAGAAACCCCAAGTAATCAGGCCTGGACGGCAGAATCCACATATCACCACTTAG
- a CDS encoding VOC family protein yields MFDHVKFGVSDFALSKAFFLNALAPLGVKIVAEGDPGYGIELCPERGNVSLCLFQTDEKPAHLHLAFAASSREQVDAFYHAALNAGGKDNGAPGLRPNYHAHYYAAFVIAPDGHNIEAVCHNPMD; encoded by the coding sequence ATGTTTGATCATGTGAAATTTGGCGTCAGCGACTTTGCCCTCAGCAAAGCGTTTTTCCTCAATGCGCTGGCGCCACTGGGCGTAAAAATCGTTGCCGAAGGCGACCCCGGCTATGGCATTGAGTTGTGTCCCGAACGGGGTAATGTGTCATTGTGCCTGTTTCAAACCGATGAAAAGCCGGCGCATCTGCACCTGGCATTTGCCGCAAGCAGCCGTGAGCAGGTCGATGCGTTCTACCACGCCGCGCTAAACGCCGGCGGCAAAGACAATGGCGCGCCCGGTTTGCGGCCCAATTACCATGCCCATTACTATGCGGCATTTGTGATCGCCCCGGATGGCCACAATATCGAGGCGGTTTGCCACAACCCGATGGACTAA
- a CDS encoding GlxA family transcriptional regulator, whose protein sequence is MRRVGFILTPGYSPMGFAVITAFEVANMVLPEPVYDIHLLSENGGALRTSAGFDVVTEAFTETHYDVLLFGASMEKATPDTIAFVRRAAPFARRVAAACIGTFLLAEAGMLDGHRATTHWMYARELKQRYPKIQVEEDRIFVCDGPYWTSAGMTAAIDLALALIESDLGPDITRSIARKLVLYHRRTGGQSQYSSLLELEPKTDRIQKVLTYARRNLDRRLNIEELADVANLSPRQFSRIFQAETGQSPARAVEYLRLESARAMLEESNSSLDEIARQTGFIDRERMRRAFIRTIGQPPQVIRRQVRHTEG, encoded by the coding sequence ATGCGCAGAGTCGGTTTTATCCTCACACCCGGTTATTCGCCGATGGGCTTTGCGGTTATTACCGCGTTTGAAGTCGCCAATATGGTGTTGCCGGAACCGGTCTATGACATTCATTTGCTTTCGGAAAATGGCGGCGCGTTACGCACATCCGCGGGCTTCGATGTGGTGACGGAAGCCTTTACTGAAACGCATTACGATGTTTTGCTGTTTGGCGCCAGTATGGAAAAGGCGACACCCGATACCATCGCGTTCGTGCGCCGCGCCGCGCCATTCGCCCGTCGGGTCGCAGCAGCGTGTATTGGGACATTTTTGCTTGCGGAAGCCGGAATGCTGGACGGACATCGCGCCACCACGCACTGGATGTATGCCCGGGAACTCAAGCAGCGCTACCCGAAGATACAGGTTGAAGAAGACCGGATATTTGTCTGCGATGGTCCGTACTGGACATCAGCAGGGATGACAGCGGCTATCGACCTCGCTCTGGCGTTGATCGAAAGTGATTTGGGCCCCGATATCACCCGGTCTATAGCGCGAAAACTGGTGCTTTACCATCGCCGCACGGGTGGGCAATCGCAGTACTCGTCACTACTGGAGCTGGAACCGAAAACCGATCGCATTCAGAAGGTGCTGACCTATGCGCGCCGCAATCTGGACCGTCGTCTAAATATTGAAGAACTGGCCGACGTGGCGAATCTGTCGCCTCGTCAATTCAGCCGTATCTTTCAGGCGGAAACCGGACAGTCGCCGGCAAGGGCCGTTGAGTATCTGCGGCTGGAATCGGCGCGGGCGATGTTAGAGGAGAGCAACAGTTCGCTGGATGAGATCGCCAGGCAAACAGGATTTATCGACAGAGAACGTATGCGACGCGCTTTTATTCGTACGATTGGGCAGCCGCCGCAAGTTATTCGTCGTCAGGTACGCCATACTGAAGGCTGA
- a CDS encoding SDR family NAD(P)-dependent oxidoreductase: protein MSTSSNGTALVTGASSGIGALYADRLAKRGYDLILVARNTDRLEQVAQRIRDTHHRQVRIIGADLGNPQELRHVEELLRNETSLTMLVNNAGFGAVTPLLDSNVDEMEAMINLNVTALMRLTYAAAPAMLARGTGTIINIASIVAISPETLNGIYGASKAFVLAFSHSLQHELGDKGIRVQAVLPGATATAFWNVPGVGGHENLPQSWVMKSEEMVDAALAGLDAGETVTIPPLQDGEEWNAWEAARRTMSQHLSTAQPAPRYRR, encoded by the coding sequence ATGAGCACATCATCAAATGGCACCGCCCTGGTGACCGGCGCTTCAAGCGGCATCGGCGCACTCTATGCCGACAGACTCGCTAAACGCGGCTACGATCTGATCCTTGTGGCGCGCAATACTGACCGTCTGGAACAGGTTGCCCAACGGATCCGCGATACTCATCATCGACAGGTCCGTATTATCGGCGCGGACCTCGGTAACCCGCAGGAACTACGCCATGTGGAAGAGCTACTGCGTAATGAAACGTCACTGACTATGCTGGTGAATAATGCCGGTTTTGGCGCCGTAACGCCGCTTCTGGATTCGAATGTTGATGAAATGGAAGCGATGATTAACCTCAACGTCACCGCGCTGATGCGTTTAACTTATGCGGCTGCACCGGCAATGCTCGCTCGCGGAACGGGAACAATCATCAATATCGCGTCTATCGTCGCGATTAGCCCGGAAACCCTGAATGGGATTTATGGCGCAAGCAAAGCCTTTGTGCTGGCGTTCAGCCACTCTCTGCAGCACGAGCTCGGGGATAAAGGGATTCGCGTTCAGGCCGTTTTACCCGGCGCGACGGCGACCGCGTTCTGGAATGTGCCAGGCGTAGGCGGCCATGAAAATCTGCCGCAATCCTGGGTCATGAAAAGCGAGGAGATGGTCGATGCCGCGCTGGCAGGTTTAGATGCCGGTGAAACGGTGACCATCCCGCCATTGCAGGACGGTGAAGAATGGAATGCCTGGGAGGCCGCTCGGCGTACCATGAGCCAGCATCTCAGCACTGCGCAGCCGGCCCCGCGTTATCGCCGTTAA
- a CDS encoding carboxymuconolactone decarboxylase family protein, translated as MGVRIDYTRTSSAGVQAFSAIDHYLCHCGLDERLRDLINLRVSQINGCAYCTDLHTRMLMKEGVGAEKLAALQGWVCTEGIFSLKERAALAWAEYMTLIAPSSNRREHVPDLRRYFSDEEVCDLTLAISLINAYNRLAISFRNIPQAVLEHQKS; from the coding sequence ATGGGCGTCCGAATTGATTACACCCGGACGTCTTCCGCTGGCGTCCAGGCATTCAGCGCCATTGACCATTACCTCTGTCATTGCGGTTTGGACGAGCGACTGCGCGATCTCATTAATTTACGCGTCAGCCAGATTAACGGCTGCGCGTATTGCACTGATTTGCATACGCGTATGTTGATGAAAGAGGGCGTCGGCGCTGAGAAACTGGCGGCGCTCCAGGGATGGGTCTGTACCGAAGGCATTTTTTCTTTAAAGGAGCGCGCGGCGTTAGCCTGGGCTGAATATATGACGCTCATTGCCCCTTCATCAAACCGGCGTGAACACGTGCCAGATTTGCGGCGCTATTTCAGCGACGAAGAGGTATGTGACCTTACGCTGGCTATCAGTCTCATCAACGCCTACAACCGCCTGGCGATAAGCTTTCGTAATATCCCTCAGGCGGTTTTGGAACATCAGAAGTCATGA
- a CDS encoding cupin domain-containing protein has product MISRNPFLSAVAAVGMIFSTTVLAHGVEPQGQGETVKPNFSHAIPNIPGKSLTAVEVLYPAGAASASHTHAPSSFIYAYVVEGDIISQVEGQPERTYRAGESWYEDPGAHHVVSRNASKTKPAKLLAVFVVDTKDTQLTTPDSKP; this is encoded by the coding sequence ATGATAAGCAGAAATCCATTTTTATCCGCAGTAGCCGCTGTCGGAATGATCTTCTCAACAACCGTTTTGGCGCATGGCGTTGAACCACAGGGGCAAGGCGAGACGGTTAAACCGAATTTTTCGCATGCGATCCCCAACATTCCGGGTAAATCGCTTACTGCCGTCGAAGTCCTTTATCCTGCGGGCGCTGCATCGGCATCTCATACGCATGCTCCTTCTTCATTTATCTACGCCTATGTCGTGGAAGGCGATATTATCAGTCAGGTCGAAGGTCAACCTGAACGGACTTATCGGGCAGGCGAAAGCTGGTATGAAGATCCTGGCGCGCACCATGTTGTCAGCCGTAACGCCAGCAAAACCAAACCGGCGAAACTACTGGCGGTATTTGTCGTGGACACCAAAGATACTCAGCTCACCACGCCAGACAGTAAGCCGTAA
- a CDS encoding carboxymuconolactone decarboxylase family protein, with translation MSQRIDYTKTSPAGVKALGGVYAYVAQCGLENTLVELVNLRVSQINGCAYCLDMHTRDLLKKGLSPVKLALVQVWEEAGEVFTAREKAALSWAETVTRVSETHVPDEAFAAASAVFEDKELADLTMAIGLINAYNRLAISFRNVPQEAQKP, from the coding sequence ATGAGTCAACGCATTGATTATACTAAAACTTCTCCGGCAGGGGTTAAAGCGCTCGGTGGGGTTTATGCCTACGTCGCGCAATGTGGCCTGGAGAATACGCTCGTGGAACTGGTTAATTTGCGCGTCAGCCAAATTAACGGCTGCGCTTATTGCCTGGATATGCACACACGCGATCTCCTGAAGAAAGGTCTCAGCCCCGTCAAACTTGCTTTGGTGCAAGTCTGGGAGGAAGCCGGAGAGGTCTTTACCGCGCGTGAAAAGGCGGCGCTGTCCTGGGCCGAGACCGTCACCCGGGTTTCTGAAACGCATGTTCCGGATGAAGCCTTTGCGGCGGCATCTGCCGTTTTCGAAGATAAGGAACTGGCGGATTTGACGATGGCGATAGGCTTAATCAACGCCTATAACCGTCTGGCTATCAGTTTCCGCAATGTACCGCAGGAAGCGCAAAAACCCTGA
- a CDS encoding PLP-dependent aminotransferase family protein, with amino-acid sequence MNRPTLALTIDRNARISIAEQIRQGITEAIESGVLAPGTRLPSWIDLAIQLGISRGTVKTAYERLSDEQLVVMSRSRGTCVVDNLPPGRTAKKVPESVPTSELFQDFLFPTGDFQMGIPAGDVFPVPLFSRLFAASARHAVQSRQCYGDPRGESELRREIAGQLTLSRGIKCHPSQVFVTAGFTGGLGLILHALSLRGHKAWVENPGFPPARKALSLAGLATVPVRVDSEGMDIEYGIHHAPDAAIALVTPGQQAPLGMALSLERRHRLIEWAHQNGRWIIEDDYLGELQLNRRAAPALASQDIYGRVIHIGSFSKTISPALRLGFVVAPPSLVETVADVAASLSPAPTPAIQMAVHAFLSEGHFLRHLRKMKRVYHARSTELSRIMKALGYTVQVHGLSVLINLPDGSQDRTIAHYAYNFGLAPSPLSAWYQSGVAEKSGLLLGVSGKEGESLLHACERLDRLIRKLA; translated from the coding sequence ATGAACAGACCCACTCTGGCGCTGACGATTGACCGTAACGCACGGATATCCATCGCCGAGCAGATCCGCCAGGGGATCACCGAAGCCATTGAGAGCGGTGTTCTTGCGCCAGGCACAAGGCTCCCTTCATGGATTGACCTTGCCATACAATTGGGTATCTCTCGCGGCACGGTTAAGACCGCCTATGAACGGTTATCCGATGAGCAACTTGTCGTGATGTCCCGCTCTCGTGGAACCTGCGTCGTGGATAATCTACCGCCGGGCAGGACGGCGAAAAAGGTGCCTGAATCCGTACCCACTTCAGAATTGTTTCAGGATTTTCTCTTTCCTACAGGCGATTTTCAGATGGGGATCCCTGCCGGCGATGTCTTTCCCGTCCCCCTCTTTTCACGCCTTTTTGCGGCGTCAGCCCGTCACGCCGTGCAGTCCAGACAATGCTATGGCGACCCCAGAGGGGAAAGCGAATTGCGCCGCGAAATCGCCGGTCAGCTCACCCTTTCCAGAGGAATCAAATGCCATCCTTCTCAAGTTTTCGTAACTGCCGGATTCACCGGAGGACTTGGCCTCATACTGCACGCGCTGTCTTTACGCGGGCACAAAGCCTGGGTGGAAAATCCTGGCTTTCCGCCGGCAAGAAAAGCCTTGAGCCTTGCGGGCCTGGCCACGGTACCTGTGCGGGTCGATTCCGAAGGGATGGATATAGAATATGGCATCCATCACGCGCCTGACGCGGCAATCGCGCTGGTCACCCCCGGGCAGCAAGCGCCCCTGGGGATGGCATTATCATTGGAACGGCGCCACCGTTTAATTGAGTGGGCCCACCAAAATGGCCGCTGGATCATCGAGGATGACTATCTGGGGGAGTTGCAGCTTAATCGCCGCGCGGCGCCAGCGCTGGCGTCACAGGATATTTATGGTCGGGTTATCCATATTGGATCATTCAGTAAAACCATTAGCCCGGCTCTACGCCTGGGGTTTGTCGTGGCGCCGCCATCGCTTGTCGAGACGGTTGCTGATGTCGCCGCCTCGCTTTCCCCCGCTCCGACTCCCGCGATCCAGATGGCGGTGCATGCCTTTTTGAGTGAGGGGCATTTTCTTCGGCATCTGCGAAAAATGAAAAGAGTTTACCATGCCAGAAGTACTGAACTTTCCCGCATAATGAAGGCGTTAGGCTACACCGTTCAGGTCCATGGTTTATCCGTTTTAATCAACCTGCCAGACGGCTCTCAGGATCGCACCATTGCGCATTACGCCTATAACTTTGGCCTGGCGCCATCCCCGCTTTCAGCCTGGTATCAGTCAGGGGTAGCGGAAAAGTCCGGTCTGTTGCTTGGCGTATCAGGCAAGGAAGGCGAATCACTCCTCCATGCCTGCGAGCGGCTGGATCGATTGATCCGTAAACTCGCTTAA
- a CDS encoding NAD-dependent epimerase/dehydratase family protein, translated as MRILIAGATGAIGLPMTRVLCALGHQVAGLTRQGKGIAQLHELGAEALCVDAMDSHAVREAVEKFQPDTIIDQLTLLPANPADIIRSIPADTALHKVAGHHLLEAAKACGISRYILQSRGFYLDAAAGKLASESAALRIQAPGVIGESCNVLSDYENAVRMLPGIAGVVLRYGFFYGPGTWYRPEGAIAEQARNGESVIFGEGNAVWSFVHIDDAIAATIAALGSEPGTYNIVDDNPLPVNQWLPEFNRWVGAPEPTRLSAADALSLAGEEGLYYHTALTGASNQAAKEKLGFSPRPLIWHRQS; from the coding sequence ATGAGAATTTTAATTGCAGGCGCAACGGGGGCAATCGGGCTGCCAATGACAAGGGTGCTCTGCGCCCTTGGACATCAAGTCGCAGGCTTGACGCGTCAAGGAAAAGGTATCGCCCAACTCCATGAACTCGGCGCCGAAGCGCTGTGTGTGGATGCGATGGATTCACATGCGGTGCGCGAAGCTGTCGAAAAGTTTCAGCCTGATACGATTATCGATCAACTGACATTGCTGCCGGCTAATCCTGCCGACATTATCCGCTCGATCCCCGCGGATACGGCTTTACACAAAGTGGCCGGACATCATTTACTTGAAGCGGCGAAAGCCTGCGGCATCAGCCGTTATATTCTTCAGTCCCGTGGCTTTTATCTTGATGCGGCGGCCGGAAAACTGGCCAGTGAAAGTGCCGCCCTGCGGATCCAGGCGCCGGGGGTGATCGGGGAAAGCTGTAACGTATTGTCTGACTATGAAAACGCCGTCAGGATGCTTCCCGGGATCGCAGGGGTGGTGCTGCGTTACGGATTCTTCTATGGCCCTGGCACCTGGTATCGACCAGAAGGCGCCATCGCCGAACAGGCTCGCAATGGCGAAAGCGTCATTTTTGGCGAAGGTAATGCAGTCTGGTCTTTCGTGCATATTGACGATGCCATTGCCGCCACCATTGCGGCGCTGGGATCCGAACCTGGTACCTATAATATTGTCGATGATAATCCGCTTCCGGTGAATCAGTGGCTTCCTGAGTTTAACCGTTGGGTCGGCGCGCCTGAACCTACGCGGTTGAGTGCCGCAGACGCGCTATCGCTCGCGGGTGAAGAAGGACTCTACTATCACACCGCCCTGACCGGAGCGTCCAACCAGGCCGCGAAAGAAAAACTCGGTTTTTCACCTCGCCCTCTGATCTGGCACCGCCAGTCCTGA
- a CDS encoding YbaK/EbsC family protein, protein MSIERVQRFLAEHAPETAVTVLTQNTATVALAAEAFGVEGGQIAKTLSFRVNDGVVLLVMAGTARIDNKKYKQFFGVKARMLPAEEVEALTGYPPGGVCPFAAPATVRVYCDRSLCSYSEVLPAGGSDNSGVRIAPQRLASITGAEWIDVTG, encoded by the coding sequence ATGAGCATAGAACGCGTTCAGCGTTTTCTGGCCGAGCACGCGCCGGAAACGGCGGTGACGGTGCTGACACAGAATACCGCGACGGTAGCGCTGGCGGCGGAAGCCTTTGGCGTGGAGGGCGGGCAGATCGCCAAGACGCTGTCGTTTCGCGTGAACGATGGCGTGGTGCTGCTGGTGATGGCGGGAACCGCCAGAATCGATAACAAGAAGTACAAGCAATTCTTTGGCGTAAAGGCACGCATGCTGCCGGCGGAGGAGGTGGAGGCGCTGACCGGCTATCCGCCCGGCGGCGTTTGCCCCTTTGCCGCACCGGCAACGGTGAGAGTTTACTGCGATCGCAGCCTGTGCAGCTACAGTGAAGTGCTTCCGGCAGGCGGCAGTGATAACTCAGGCGTGAGAATTGCGCCGCAACGGCTGGCCAGCATCACCGGAGCGGAGTGGATTGACGTGACAGGGTAA
- a CDS encoding DUF2231 domain-containing protein encodes MTTQTTARPSAAAVAVYEWLNPIPYGFFTAALIFDIIYACTANIQWVNGASWLIAIGLIFAIIPRLINLVQVWFGSARLLGSSVKLHFWLNLLAIVLAIINAFVHSRDAYAVVPQGLVLSAIVVALLSLANILLALGARAK; translated from the coding sequence ATGACCACGCAAACGACAGCAAGGCCCTCAGCGGCCGCAGTGGCCGTCTATGAATGGCTCAACCCGATACCTTATGGATTTTTCACCGCGGCGCTCATTTTCGACATCATTTATGCCTGCACTGCCAATATTCAGTGGGTTAATGGCGCCAGCTGGCTAATCGCCATCGGCCTGATTTTTGCCATCATTCCTCGCCTGATTAACCTGGTGCAAGTATGGTTCGGCAGCGCTCGGCTGCTGGGTTCGTCGGTCAAACTCCATTTCTGGCTGAACCTGTTGGCCATCGTTCTCGCCATTATCAACGCTTTCGTGCATAGCCGGGATGCGTATGCCGTGGTGCCGCAAGGCCTGGTGCTGTCTGCGATCGTGGTCGCGCTGCTCAGCCTGGCGAATATTCTGCTGGCCCTTGGCGCCCGCGCAAAATAA
- a CDS encoding PQQ-dependent sugar dehydrogenase yields MKLSSLALTLSAVLTLAGCDNSAVISPEQQMGPDPALPAAQDFLMPPMQVPKGVGWQQNQMPKVAEGLKIDKVADGLLHPRQLLTLPNGDVLVVEANGPGTEAVSTPKQLIAGLVKGQSGKGGKGGNRITLLRPTADGSWEKHVFLEGLDSPFGVQLIGNTLYVANTGNIMQYAYQPGETRISDPGKELADLPDTINHHWTKALLASPDGKKLYVGVGSNSNITENGLAVEYRRAAVLEVDTASGASRIFASGLRNPTGLQWEPHSGKLWAIVNERDEIGADLVPDYLTSVQDGGFYGWPYSYFGQHVDRRVQPARPDLVAKAIKPDYALSSHVAPLGLLFYTASALPADYRGGAFVSEHGSWDRSPLNGYRVSYVAFEQGKPVGKLKAVVTGFVSDDEKELYGAPVGLAVDKAGALLIADDVGNTVWRVSAK; encoded by the coding sequence ATGAAGCTCTCATCTCTGGCGCTCACCCTTTCCGCCGTATTGACCTTGGCCGGCTGCGATAACAGTGCCGTCATTTCGCCGGAACAACAAATGGGGCCGGATCCGGCGTTGCCGGCGGCGCAAGATTTCCTGATGCCGCCGATGCAGGTGCCAAAGGGCGTGGGCTGGCAGCAAAACCAGATGCCGAAAGTCGCCGAAGGCTTGAAAATCGACAAGGTGGCAGACGGTTTGCTGCACCCGCGTCAGTTGCTGACCCTGCCCAACGGCGATGTGTTGGTGGTGGAGGCCAACGGGCCGGGCACCGAAGCGGTCAGCACACCCAAGCAGCTGATCGCCGGGCTGGTTAAGGGTCAGTCAGGTAAAGGGGGAAAAGGCGGTAACCGCATCACCCTGTTGCGCCCCACCGCCGACGGCAGCTGGGAAAAGCATGTCTTCCTCGAGGGGCTCGATTCTCCGTTCGGCGTTCAGCTGATTGGCAACACCCTGTATGTGGCCAACACCGGCAATATCATGCAGTACGCCTATCAGCCGGGCGAAACGCGCATCAGCGATCCGGGTAAAGAGCTGGCCGATCTGCCGGACACCATCAACCATCATTGGACCAAGGCCCTGCTGGCCAGCCCGGACGGTAAAAAGCTGTATGTCGGCGTTGGATCCAACAGCAACATCACCGAAAACGGCCTGGCCGTAGAGTACCGGCGCGCCGCGGTATTGGAAGTGGACACCGCCTCCGGCGCCAGCCGCATCTTCGCCAGCGGCCTGCGCAACCCGACCGGGCTGCAGTGGGAACCGCACAGCGGCAAGCTGTGGGCCATCGTCAACGAGCGTGACGAGATCGGCGCCGATCTGGTGCCGGACTACCTGACCTCGGTACAGGACGGCGGCTTCTACGGCTGGCCTTACAGCTATTTCGGCCAGCACGTCGATCGTCGGGTGCAGCCGGCGCGGCCGGATCTGGTGGCGAAAGCCATCAAGCCGGACTACGCCCTCAGCTCGCACGTCGCGCCGCTGGGGCTGTTGTTCTACACCGCGAGCGCTCTGCCGGCCGACTATCGCGGCGGCGCCTTTGTCAGTGAGCACGGCAGTTGGGATCGCTCGCCGCTGAACGGCTACCGGGTCAGCTACGTGGCGTTCGAACAAGGCAAGCCGGTCGGTAAACTCAAAGCGGTGGTCACCGGCTTTGTCTCCGACGACGAGAAGGAACTCTATGGCGCACCGGTTGGATTAGCGGTCGACAAGGCCGGCGCCCTGCTGATTGCGGATGACGTGGGCAACACCGTTTGGCGCGTCAGCGCTAAATAA
- a CDS encoding class I SAM-dependent DNA methyltransferase, with the protein MTEELASTIISLYDEHAAAWERLRPTTLFERPWLDRFLQLTPANARLLDLGCGNGAPIAAYFIEQGYRVTGIDGAQAMIARCRQRFPQQEWRQMDMRRLSLATRFDGLLAWDSFFHLARDDQRRMFLLFRRHAKPHAALMFTSGPEDGVAIGNFDGQPLFHASLAPEEYTRLLQENGFRVVDHVVEDPACGGRTVWLAQSIK; encoded by the coding sequence ATGACGGAAGAACTGGCGAGCACGATTATTTCGCTTTATGACGAACATGCCGCCGCCTGGGAACGCCTCAGACCCACCACGCTGTTTGAGCGGCCGTGGCTCGACCGCTTTTTGCAGCTTACCCCGGCCAACGCGCGGCTGCTGGATCTCGGCTGCGGCAATGGCGCGCCGATCGCCGCCTATTTTATCGAACAAGGGTATCGAGTCACCGGCATCGACGGCGCGCAGGCGATGATCGCGCGCTGCCGGCAGCGTTTTCCACAGCAGGAGTGGCGGCAGATGGACATGCGCCGGCTGAGTCTGGCGACAAGATTCGACGGCCTGCTGGCCTGGGACAGCTTCTTCCATCTGGCGCGCGACGATCAGCGCCGCATGTTTCTACTGTTCAGACGGCACGCCAAGCCGCATGCCGCACTGATGTTCACCAGCGGCCCTGAAGACGGCGTGGCGATCGGCAATTTCGACGGCCAGCCGCTGTTTCACGCCAGCCTGGCGCCGGAGGAGTATACGCGCCTGCTGCAGGAGAACGGCTTCCGCGTGGTCGATCATGTGGTGGAAGATCCCGCCTGCGGGGGAAGAACGGTCTGGTTGGCGCAAAGCATCAAGTGA
- a CDS encoding DUF2946 domain-containing protein, translating to MLFIAPVISRSLEHVRAGSAGTAVMADCGMDMPMHHGMRSPSSEPEKASPPLMQHGGGHHNMAMMMDDSACGYCVLLLHAPLLDVSHAPLFWSQSLASRPPPIRYLVPLFAHVVHTELQPRAPPLSFL from the coding sequence ATGTTGTTCATTGCGCCGGTGATCTCGCGATCTCTGGAGCATGTACGCGCCGGAAGTGCTGGAACGGCCGTCATGGCGGATTGCGGCATGGATATGCCGATGCATCACGGGATGCGCTCGCCGTCGTCTGAACCTGAAAAAGCCTCGCCGCCGCTGATGCAGCACGGTGGCGGCCACCACAACATGGCGATGATGATGGACGACAGCGCCTGCGGCTACTGCGTGCTGTTGCTGCACGCGCCGCTGCTGGACGTGAGCCACGCCCCGCTGTTCTGGTCTCAGTCGCTGGCTTCGCGCCCGCCGCCGATCCGCTATCTCGTTCCCCTGTTTGCCCACGTCGTTCACACCGAATTACAGCCGCGCGCGCCCCCCCTCTCTTTCCTCTGA